Genomic DNA from Spirochaetota bacterium:
AACATGGGGAGTATCGCGTGGGGGAGTGTCTGATCGAGCCCCTTGACCACGCCGTAGACGAGGAATATCGGGAGCCCGAAATACGTGAGGATGAGATAGACGATAAGCCCGAGACCGAGACCCGCACCGAGGAATTCGGGGCGGAACGCATCGCGGAAGGGACTTGCCGCTTCGCCCGGCAGTGTCGAGGAGTAGATAAGTCCTGCGTTATACGCGCGCAGTTCCCAGAACTCATTGGCGTACGGGAACATCTTGCTCGGTACATTATCGATCTGCCAGATGAATTGGCTGAAGAGCACGCCGCCGATGAGCATGATGGGGAATATCAGTATCTCCGCCTTGATGAGCGAGGTGAACTTCGTGCCGGTAAGCTCCGTGGTCCGAAAGAACTGCGTCTGCCTGGCATAATCGTGGAGCGGTATCGGCGCGAACCATATCGCTGCACCCTTGTAGCCGGAAAGAATGAATGTCGCTTCACGGACGAAGGGTACGCTCACATGCTGTCCCACCGCGCCTTCCATGCGGGCATGAATGTAGCTTATGAACGGCGTGTAGACGAAGCCGTAGAAGAGAAGGAGCCACATCGGGAATTTCGTGCCATTAAGCGGCGGTGATACATAGTTCACGAGCCAGTAGGTAATGCCGATATATATCGCGGTAGAACCGACATAGATGAGGAAGGCCACCCAGAGCGGTATATCGCCGCGGCCTTCCGGCGGACGGAAGAATTTTCCCCAATCGATGTTCGACTTTCCTTTGCCCGCGCGCATCGTCGATACGATATGGATGATGCCGATGGCGGCGATAGCGAAGCTTAATCCCAGTCCGAAACTGAAATAGAAATCCATGATATTCGACTGTATCGTCTGAATGCCGCCGATGCCCTGCTGCCATGACCTCAGCACTCCCGTATGATACAGTACGGGATTGAGTATCACCGTGAAGACAAGGCCGATGAACGAACCGACCATGGCCCAGAACGGCATCACCATGCCGGTGACGACAAAGGTGAGGTCGAAGCTTATCATGAAAGGCATTGCCGGGAGCGCCTTCTCGGTGAAATTGGTGATGTCGACGAACGGCAGCGGCAGGAATTTTATCGGCTTGGCGAGTATCGCCCCGGTGATATTCGGTATCGCAAGATAGATGAAACCGAAAACGACACCGCCGATAGCCCCGATGGAGAACGCTTTCCATCGCCAAGTGTCCTTTTCATTGGACGCGTCCGCGAGCGCGGTCATCCCCATCGCGCCGACGGGCGCCATGGGGAAGGGGAGCTTTTCCACATCGGAGGTAAGACGGAACATGATGTAGCCGAGACCGAAGTGATCGAGCCTTGTTACGAAGAGCATGAGCGTCATGAGGAGAAGGGGTATCATCCACGGAGCCATGAAGAAGCTCCTCTGGGCGAGCACGTTCGGATCGTTCGGCGCGAACCATGTCGGTATGTATTCGGCGATGCCGAGCTTCTGCATCTCCTGGCTCTGCACGAGGAACTGCTGCCAGAGAAGGCCGCCACCCGAGTGTATGACGGCGCCGCACATGTAGAAGAGCACGAATATCTCCGGGCGCTTCATCTTGGTGAGCGCGCGGCGCGCGATCTCGATGTAGAGGATGACGGTCACCCATTGCGCGGCGGGCCCCATCTCGATGCCGGCGACGAGCTGCATGTACATCTGTGTGGGCGTCATGAGGAAACCCACGAAGAGCGCCATGATGATGGTGCGCCAGTTCACCCCGTCCTCGAACGTACCGGGGGCTTTCATGATATCCCGGAATTCCTGGAACTCCTTGTCCTCTTTTATCGACATGACGGACATTCTCCTTCTGTGTTATACGGCATCAGGCGCGTTCCAGCGCCGCTTTCG
This window encodes:
- a CDS encoding peptide transporter, whose translation is MSIKEDKEFQEFRDIMKAPGTFEDGVNWRTIIMALFVGFLMTPTQMYMQLVAGIEMGPAAQWVTVILYIEIARRALTKMKRPEIFVLFYMCGAVIHSGGGLLWQQFLVQSQEMQKLGIAEYIPTWFAPNDPNVLAQRSFFMAPWMIPLLLMTLMLFVTRLDHFGLGYIMFRLTSDVEKLPFPMAPVGAMGMTALADASNEKDTWRWKAFSIGAIGGVVFGFIYLAIPNITGAILAKPIKFLPLPFVDITNFTEKALPAMPFMISFDLTFVVTGMVMPFWAMVGSFIGLVFTVILNPVLYHTGVLRSWQQGIGGIQTIQSNIMDFYFSFGLGLSFAIAAIGIIHIVSTMRAGKGKSNIDWGKFFRPPEGRGDIPLWVAFLIYVGSTAIYIGITYWLVNYVSPPLNGTKFPMWLLLFYGFVYTPFISYIHARMEGAVGQHVSVPFVREATFILSGYKGAAIWFAPIPLHDYARQTQFFRTTELTGTKFTSLIKAEILIFPIMLIGGVLFSQFIWQIDNVPSKMFPYANEFWELRAYNAGLIYSSTLPGEAASPFRDAFRPEFLGAGLGLGLIVYLILTYFGLPIFLVYGVVKGLDQTLPHAILPMFIGALIGRFICRRKFGEEWPHYRIVFAAGFSAGIGLITMLSMGFVFMSKSVVKFLF